The following proteins are co-located in the Pseudoalteromonas ulvae UL12 genome:
- a CDS encoding carboxyl transferase domain-containing protein → MTILTSKINPLDAQFLQNKANMQSLVDDLHSKAHTLTQGGGEALIARHEGRGKMFVRDRIDTLLDEGSPFLEISQFAAYGVYEQDIPCAGVVAGIGRVKGIECMIIGNDATVKGGTYFPLTVKKHLRAQEIAERCHLPCIYLVDSGGANLPEQDEVFPDKLHFGRIFYNQARMSAKGIPQIAVVMGLCTAGGAYVPAMADESIIVKEQGTIFLAGPPLVKAATGEEVSAEDLGGADVHCKISGVADHYADNDAHALSIARQCIARTNHKPPTRPLLNDIKEPRFSAQEIYGIVGTDLKKPFDVREVIARVVDDSSFDEFKRYFGETLVTGFASIYGHPVGIVANNGILFSESAQKGAHFIQLCCQRNIPLVFLQNITGFMVGQKYEAEGIAKHGAKMVTAVSCAQVPKFTVLIGGSYGAGNYGMCGRAFEPTMMWMWPNARISVMGGEQAAGVLTQVKQDGLARKGQSMSDEEIIDFKKPIIEQYEQQGHPYYASARLWDDGIIDPAHTRHVLGLALSAASNAPKEDTQFGVFRM, encoded by the coding sequence ATGACAATTCTTACATCAAAAATAAATCCACTTGACGCGCAATTTTTGCAAAATAAAGCAAACATGCAGTCATTGGTTGACGATCTTCATTCTAAAGCCCATACCTTGACACAAGGTGGCGGTGAAGCATTAATCGCACGTCACGAAGGTCGCGGCAAAATGTTTGTCCGTGATCGTATCGATACCTTGTTGGACGAGGGTTCGCCTTTTTTAGAAATCTCACAATTTGCAGCATATGGCGTTTATGAACAAGATATACCGTGCGCAGGTGTGGTTGCAGGCATTGGCCGAGTAAAAGGCATTGAATGTATGATCATCGGTAACGATGCAACCGTAAAAGGTGGCACCTATTTTCCGTTGACGGTAAAAAAACACTTACGTGCACAAGAAATTGCTGAACGTTGTCATCTGCCTTGTATTTATTTAGTTGATTCAGGTGGGGCAAATCTGCCTGAACAAGATGAAGTGTTTCCTGATAAATTGCATTTTGGCCGTATTTTTTATAATCAAGCCAGAATGTCAGCCAAAGGGATCCCACAAATTGCTGTGGTGATGGGCTTGTGTACCGCAGGCGGTGCCTATGTCCCCGCTATGGCAGATGAAAGTATCATAGTCAAAGAACAAGGAACTATCTTTTTAGCTGGACCGCCATTAGTTAAAGCGGCCACGGGCGAGGAAGTGAGCGCTGAAGATTTAGGCGGCGCCGATGTGCACTGTAAAATCTCAGGCGTGGCCGATCATTATGCTGATAATGACGCGCATGCTTTGTCTATCGCCCGTCAGTGCATCGCACGGACAAATCATAAACCCCCTACTCGACCATTATTAAACGATATTAAAGAGCCAAGATTTTCAGCACAAGAAATCTACGGCATCGTCGGCACCGATCTTAAAAAACCGTTTGATGTTCGTGAAGTGATTGCCCGTGTGGTTGATGATTCATCATTTGATGAATTTAAACGTTATTTTGGTGAGACACTGGTCACCGGTTTTGCTTCCATTTACGGTCATCCTGTTGGCATAGTCGCCAATAACGGGATTTTATTTTCAGAGTCTGCGCAAAAAGGGGCTCATTTTATTCAATTGTGCTGCCAACGTAATATTCCACTGGTGTTTTTACAAAACATTACTGGTTTTATGGTTGGACAAAAATATGAAGCCGAAGGCATTGCAAAGCATGGTGCTAAAATGGTTACAGCCGTATCCTGTGCGCAAGTTCCTAAGTTCACGGTGTTAATCGGTGGCTCTTATGGCGCGGGTAATTACGGCATGTGCGGTCGAGCATTTGAACCGACCATGATGTGGATGTGGCCAAACGCGCGAATTTCAGTAATGGGCGGTGAACAAGCCGCGGGAGTCTTAACTCAGGTTAAACAAGATGGCTTAGCACGAAAAGGGCAAAGCATGTCTGATGAAGAAATAATTGATTTCAAAAAACCAATTATTGAGCAGTATGAACAGCAAGGCCACCCTTATTACGCCAGTGCGCGATTATGGGATGATGGCATTATCGATCCTGCTCATACCCGCCATGTTTTAGGGCTCGCGCTTAGCGCTGCAAGCAATGCCCCCAAAGAAGACACGCAGTTTGGCGTGTTTAGAATGTAA
- a CDS encoding acyl-CoA dehydrogenase family protein translates to MDFNLTDDQLAFADTARQFAETELAPNAARWDKEHIFPKSVIQAAGELGFCGLYTPEDAGGLGLSRLDSSIIFEQLSMGCTATTAMLTIHNMATWMIASFGTDAIKAQYVDQLVMGQLLASYCLTEPGSGSDAASLKTKAQLTDDHYVINGSKMFISGAGETEVLVVMARTGGEGAAGISAFVVPADAPGVIYGKAEEKMGWNAQPTRLITFENVKVAKENLLGQEGEGFKFAMQGLDGGRINIATCSIGTAQQALNTAKNYMQEREQFGKPLAAFQALQFKLADMNTELVAARQMVRLAAFKLDNNDPEKTAYCAMAKRFATDVGFKVCDDALQIHGGYGYIKEYPLERHLRDVRVHQILEGTNEIMRLIVGRRLLAQGAGDIL, encoded by the coding sequence ATGGACTTTAATTTAACAGACGATCAACTTGCATTTGCAGACACCGCCCGACAATTTGCAGAAACAGAACTCGCCCCAAACGCTGCACGTTGGGATAAAGAACACATTTTTCCAAAATCTGTTATTCAAGCAGCCGGTGAGCTCGGTTTTTGTGGTCTTTATACCCCTGAAGATGCAGGTGGCTTAGGGTTATCTCGCCTAGATTCAAGCATCATTTTTGAACAACTATCCATGGGCTGTACCGCCACCACCGCAATGCTTACGATTCACAATATGGCCACTTGGATGATTGCAAGCTTTGGCACTGATGCGATTAAAGCGCAGTATGTCGACCAACTTGTTATGGGCCAGCTATTAGCTTCGTATTGTTTAACTGAGCCAGGCTCTGGCTCTGATGCAGCTTCGTTAAAAACAAAAGCACAACTCACCGATGATCATTACGTGATCAATGGTTCTAAAATGTTTATTTCCGGCGCCGGTGAAACTGAAGTCCTTGTTGTGATGGCCCGCACTGGTGGAGAAGGCGCAGCGGGTATTTCTGCCTTTGTTGTGCCAGCAGATGCACCGGGCGTTATTTACGGTAAAGCGGAAGAAAAAATGGGCTGGAACGCGCAACCAACCCGTCTCATTACCTTTGAAAATGTCAAAGTTGCTAAAGAAAACTTACTTGGACAAGAAGGCGAAGGCTTTAAGTTTGCCATGCAAGGCCTTGATGGTGGCCGTATTAACATTGCAACCTGCTCAATCGGCACGGCGCAACAAGCACTCAATACCGCTAAAAATTACATGCAAGAGCGTGAGCAATTCGGTAAACCCTTGGCTGCATTTCAAGCATTACAATTTAAACTGGCAGATATGAACACTGAATTAGTAGCTGCCCGTCAAATGGTCAGGCTAGCAGCGTTTAAACTGGATAATAACGATCCAGAGAAAACGGCCTACTGTGCAATGGCTAAACGGTTTGCGACCGATGTTGGCTTTAAAGTGTGTGATGATGCACTGCAAATCCATGGTGGCTATGGTTACATTAAAGAGTATCCACTTGAAAGACATTTACGTGATGTCCGTGTTCACCAGATCTTAGAAGGGACCAACGAAATCATGCGCTTGATTGTTGGCCGCAGACTCCTTGCGCAAGGCGCAGGCGATATTTTATAA
- a CDS encoding MerR family transcriptional regulator, producing the protein MNQDNTEQTFSISDLAKEFDITTRSIRFYEDQGLITPQRNGQTRIYSKRDKVRLKLILRGKRLGFTLAETGRLFELYDADKSSAKQLVTMLALIEDKKAHLSQQMDDIKVVLMELVTAERRCHDTLKSLED; encoded by the coding sequence ATGAATCAAGATAACACAGAACAAACATTTAGCATTAGTGACTTGGCAAAAGAATTTGATATTACGACCCGTAGTATCCGCTTTTATGAAGACCAAGGACTGATTACACCACAGCGTAATGGTCAAACTCGTATCTATAGCAAACGCGATAAAGTCAGATTAAAACTGATTTTACGCGGAAAACGTTTAGGTTTTACCTTAGCTGAAACTGGCCGACTTTTTGAGCTGTATGACGCGGACAAGTCAAGTGCCAAACAGCTCGTCACTATGCTTGCTCTCATCGAAGATAAAAAAGCCCACTTAAGCCAACAAATGGACGATATTAAAGTCGTTTTAATGGAATTGGTCACTGCAGAGCGTCGCTGCCACGATACGCTTAAAAGTCTAGAAGATTAA
- a CDS encoding acetyl-CoA C-acyltransferase — MSVHDPIVIVSASRTPMGGFMGMFSETHATELGATAIADAVKKSGLAVNSIDEVIMGCVLPAGLGQAPARQAMLKAGLNLGTGATTINKVCGSGLKAAMFAHDLIKSGSINVAIAGGMENMSAAPYFLPKARGGFRMGHGEIKDHMMADGLEDAYENKAMGCFAQATANDYAITREQMDAFAINSLQKAQSAIETGAFHAEITPVIVKTRKGDVEFSIDEQPGNAKIDKIPALRPAFAKDGTITAANSSSISDGAAALTLMKESEATAKGLTPLCRIVAHATHSQKPAEFTIAPVGAMNSVLEKAGWSKDSVDLWEINEAFAMVTMLAINEMGLDSAKVNVNGGACALGHPIGASGARILVTLIHALKNRGLKTGVASLCIGGGEAVAMAIETI, encoded by the coding sequence ATGTCAGTACACGATCCGATTGTAATTGTAAGCGCATCTCGCACCCCAATGGGTGGCTTTATGGGGATGTTCAGTGAGACCCATGCAACAGAGCTTGGTGCCACAGCCATTGCTGATGCCGTAAAAAAATCTGGTTTAGCTGTTAATTCAATTGATGAAGTCATTATGGGCTGTGTTTTACCAGCGGGACTCGGCCAAGCGCCAGCGCGCCAAGCGATGCTAAAAGCAGGCTTAAATCTTGGCACAGGTGCTACGACTATTAATAAAGTATGTGGCTCTGGCTTAAAGGCGGCGATGTTTGCTCATGATTTAATCAAATCAGGTTCGATTAATGTTGCCATCGCCGGTGGGATGGAAAATATGTCGGCAGCCCCTTATTTTTTACCCAAAGCACGTGGTGGCTTTCGAATGGGCCACGGTGAAATAAAAGATCATATGATGGCCGATGGCTTAGAAGATGCTTACGAAAACAAAGCGATGGGTTGTTTTGCTCAGGCCACAGCTAACGACTATGCTATTACGCGTGAGCAAATGGATGCATTTGCAATTAACTCTCTGCAAAAAGCACAATCAGCTATAGAAACGGGCGCGTTTCACGCTGAAATAACGCCAGTTATCGTTAAAACACGAAAAGGCGATGTTGAATTTTCGATTGATGAGCAACCAGGCAATGCAAAAATCGATAAGATCCCTGCATTACGACCTGCATTTGCAAAAGATGGAACGATCACAGCCGCCAATTCATCTTCAATTTCAGATGGTGCAGCAGCGCTGACATTAATGAAAGAATCTGAAGCGACTGCAAAAGGCTTAACGCCGCTGTGTCGCATTGTTGCTCATGCTACTCACTCGCAAAAACCAGCTGAATTTACTATCGCACCAGTAGGCGCAATGAACTCAGTATTAGAAAAAGCAGGTTGGTCAAAAGACAGTGTTGATTTGTGGGAAATTAATGAAGCATTTGCCATGGTCACTATGCTCGCAATTAATGAAATGGGACTCGACAGTGCCAAAGTTAATGTAAATGGCGGGGCGTGTGCGTTGGGTCACCCAATTGGAGCCAGTGGTGCGCGTATCTTAGTGACATTAATCCATGCTCTGAAAAACAGAGGGTTAAAAACAGGCGTTGCCTCACTGTGTATTGGTGGTGGTGAAGCGGTTGCGATGGCGATTGAAACAATTTAA
- a CDS encoding isovaleryl-CoA dehydrogenase: MSTISLYKEMNFGLGETADMIRDHVNGFATAEIAPLAEQTDIDNSFPNQLWPKLGEMGLLGLTVSEEFGGSGLGYLEHVLAMEEISRASASIGLSYGAHSNLCVNQIYRNGNQAQKEKYLPKLISGEHIGALAMSEPNAGSDVVSMKLKAEKRGDKYILNGNKMWITNGPDAHTYVIYAKTDLEAGHKGITAFIVERDFPGFTQAQKLDKLGMRGSNTCELVFIDCEVPEENILGGLNNGVKVLMSGLDYERVVLSGGSLGIMQACMDIVVPYIHERKQFDTPIGQFQLIQGKIADMYTQMNAARSYVYTVAKSCDRGETTRKDAAGAILYAAELATKMALDAIQILGGNGYINEYATGRLLRDAKLYEIGAGTSEIRRMLIGRELFNESR; the protein is encoded by the coding sequence ATGAGCACTATCTCACTATATAAAGAAATGAATTTTGGCCTTGGTGAAACAGCCGACATGATCCGTGATCACGTAAATGGTTTTGCAACGGCAGAAATCGCCCCGTTAGCTGAGCAAACCGATATCGATAATAGTTTTCCAAATCAGTTGTGGCCAAAACTTGGTGAGATGGGATTACTTGGCTTAACCGTCAGTGAAGAATTTGGTGGTTCAGGTTTAGGTTATCTCGAACACGTTTTAGCAATGGAAGAGATTAGCCGCGCCAGTGCGTCGATTGGTTTAAGTTATGGTGCCCATTCAAATTTATGTGTTAACCAAATTTACCGAAACGGCAATCAAGCACAAAAAGAAAAGTACCTTCCTAAACTTATTTCGGGTGAGCACATTGGTGCTTTAGCGATGAGCGAACCCAATGCCGGCTCTGATGTGGTTTCGATGAAACTCAAAGCGGAAAAGCGCGGTGATAAGTACATATTAAATGGTAATAAAATGTGGATCACCAATGGTCCAGATGCCCATACTTATGTCATTTATGCCAAAACAGATTTAGAAGCAGGTCATAAAGGCATCACTGCATTTATTGTTGAGCGTGATTTCCCAGGGTTCACCCAAGCTCAAAAACTCGACAAATTAGGGATGCGCGGCTCAAATACCTGCGAATTAGTCTTCATTGATTGTGAAGTACCTGAAGAAAATATCTTAGGTGGCTTGAACAATGGCGTAAAAGTATTAATGAGTGGCTTGGATTACGAGCGCGTGGTGTTATCAGGTGGCTCTCTTGGCATTATGCAAGCGTGTATGGACATCGTGGTTCCTTATATTCACGAGCGCAAACAATTTGATACGCCTATCGGCCAATTTCAATTAATCCAAGGCAAAATCGCAGATATGTACACGCAAATGAATGCGGCGCGCTCGTATGTGTACACAGTTGCAAAATCTTGTGACCGCGGTGAAACAACTCGTAAAGATGCGGCGGGTGCGATTTTATATGCCGCAGAACTGGCCACTAAAATGGCCCTCGATGCCATTCAAATTTTAGGCGGTAATGGTTATATCAATGAATATGCGACTGGCCGATTACTGCGTGATGCAAAATTATATGAAATTGGTGCGGGTACCTCTGAAATTCGCAGAATGCTAATAGGTCGTGAGCTTTTCAACGAAAGCCGTTAA
- a CDS encoding CoA-acylating methylmalonate-semialdehyde dehydrogenase, with protein MHKVPLFIEGQMVQSTSEQWIDVVNPATQEVIAQVPSTTDAEMERAIASAQETFKTWKDVPVSERARIMMRYAALLKEHHDEIATIICHELGKTFEDAKGDVWRGIEVVEQAANAPAMMMGETVENVARGIDTYSYTQPLGVCAGITPFNFPAMIPLWMFPLAIVCGNTFILKPSEQDPLTPMRLVELFEEAGAPKGVLQVVHGTKPQVDKILEHPAIRAISFVGSCGVGAYIYSKGTEHLKRVQACVGAKNHMVIMPDAKKERLISNLVGASVGAAGQRCMGISVAVFVGQTKEWINDLKEAFTQVRPGVWDDPQAAYGPQTTPQAKARILSLIETGKAQGATCLLDGSDFTVAGFEQGNWVGPTLFTDVTTDMDLYKEEIFGPVLACICVDTLDEAIALINNSPYGNGTSLFTACGAAARKFQHEIEVGQVGINVPIPVPLPFFSFTGWKGSFYGDQHTYGKQGIRFYTETKTVTARWFEDDIATGPNMSINLK; from the coding sequence ATGCATAAAGTTCCATTATTTATTGAAGGGCAAATGGTTCAATCAACATCAGAGCAGTGGATTGATGTGGTGAACCCAGCAACACAAGAAGTGATAGCGCAAGTGCCATCTACCACTGACGCTGAAATGGAGCGCGCGATTGCTTCTGCACAAGAAACATTTAAGACATGGAAAGATGTCCCTGTCTCAGAACGTGCGCGCATTATGATGCGTTACGCTGCGTTATTAAAAGAACATCATGATGAAATTGCCACCATTATTTGTCATGAATTAGGCAAAACATTTGAAGACGCAAAAGGCGATGTTTGGCGCGGCATTGAAGTTGTTGAACAAGCAGCTAATGCACCCGCCATGATGATGGGTGAAACGGTCGAAAATGTTGCTCGTGGTATTGACACTTATTCATACACTCAACCTTTAGGTGTGTGCGCGGGTATTACGCCATTCAACTTTCCAGCCATGATCCCGCTTTGGATGTTCCCGCTCGCGATTGTGTGTGGTAATACCTTTATTCTGAAACCATCTGAACAAGATCCACTGACGCCAATGCGCTTAGTCGAATTGTTTGAAGAAGCGGGCGCACCAAAAGGTGTGTTGCAAGTTGTGCACGGTACCAAACCGCAAGTAGACAAAATTTTAGAGCATCCTGCTATCCGAGCGATTTCTTTTGTCGGTTCTTGTGGTGTGGGTGCTTATATTTATTCAAAAGGCACTGAGCACTTAAAACGAGTTCAAGCGTGTGTGGGCGCTAAAAACCATATGGTCATTATGCCGGATGCCAAAAAAGAGCGTTTGATTAGCAATCTAGTTGGCGCATCTGTCGGCGCTGCAGGCCAGCGTTGTATGGGGATCTCAGTGGCTGTGTTTGTTGGCCAAACCAAAGAATGGATCAATGATTTAAAAGAAGCCTTTACGCAAGTTCGACCGGGTGTTTGGGACGATCCGCAAGCCGCATATGGTCCGCAAACTACGCCACAAGCAAAAGCGCGCATTTTATCATTAATCGAAACAGGTAAAGCGCAAGGTGCAACCTGTTTACTAGATGGATCTGATTTTACCGTTGCAGGATTTGAGCAGGGAAATTGGGTTGGACCAACTTTGTTTACTGACGTCACAACCGATATGGATTTGTATAAAGAAGAAATATTTGGCCCTGTGTTGGCGTGTATTTGTGTGGATACGCTCGATGAAGCCATCGCGCTTATCAACAATAGTCCTTATGGGAATGGCACGTCGTTATTCACCGCTTGTGGTGCCGCTGCACGCAAATTCCAACACGAAATCGAAGTCGGTCAGGTTGGAATTAATGTGCCAATTCCTGTGCCACTTCCTTTCTTCTCGTTTACTGGTTGGAAAGGCTCATTTTATGGCGATCAACATACTTATGGAAAACAAGGGATCCGTTTTTACACTGAGACTAAAACGGTCACCGCTCGTTGGTTTGAAGACGACATTGCCACAGGCCCGAATATGAGCATTAACTTGAAATAA